One stretch of Streptomyces peucetius DNA includes these proteins:
- a CDS encoding 4-coumarate--CoA ligase family protein yields the protein MVFRSRYADVPAVVEPIHETVLARAAEYGDTVALIDGVKGTTVTYRQLDHFHRRIAAALADAGLRKGDVLALHSPNTIAYPAVFYGATRAGATVTTVHPLSTAEEFAKQLRDSSARWIVTVSPLLEVARRAAELAAGVEEIFVCDQAEGHVSVLDMLGSTAPEPVVDIDPSEDVAALPYSSGTTGVPKGVMLTHRSIATNLEQLAPLAPAGVGHRILAVLPFFHIYGSTALMNAPLRQGATVVVLPRFELDTFLGAIQEHRINGLYVAPPVVLALAKHPAVATYDLSSLEYVLSAAAPLDAHLAEACSKRLGLPPVRQAYGMTELSPGTHAVPLDAEDPPPGAVGLLLPGTEMRILDLDGSGRELGTGEDGEIVIRGPQVMKGYLGRPDATAAMIDADGWVHTGDVGRVDDDGWLYVVDRVKELIKYKGFQVAPAELEALLLTHESIADAAVIGVHDDDGNEIPKAYVVRQPGAESLTEDDVLAFVAGRVAPYKKVRRVEFIGGVPRAASGKILRRELRDRETGTKE from the coding sequence ATGGTGTTCCGCAGCAGATACGCAGATGTCCCGGCCGTCGTCGAACCCATCCACGAGACCGTGCTCGCCCGCGCCGCCGAGTACGGCGACACCGTCGCCCTGATCGACGGTGTGAAGGGCACCACCGTCACGTACCGGCAGCTCGACCACTTCCACCGTCGGATCGCCGCCGCGCTCGCCGACGCCGGTCTGCGCAAGGGCGACGTGCTGGCCCTGCACAGCCCCAACACGATCGCCTACCCGGCGGTCTTCTACGGGGCGACGCGGGCCGGTGCGACGGTCACCACCGTCCACCCGCTCTCCACGGCGGAGGAGTTCGCCAAGCAGCTGCGCGACTCCTCCGCCCGCTGGATCGTCACCGTCTCCCCGCTGCTGGAGGTGGCCCGGCGGGCCGCGGAACTCGCCGCCGGGGTCGAGGAGATCTTCGTCTGCGACCAGGCCGAAGGGCATGTGAGTGTGCTCGACATGCTGGGCTCCACCGCGCCCGAACCGGTCGTCGACATCGATCCGTCCGAGGACGTCGCGGCGCTGCCGTACTCGTCAGGGACCACCGGTGTCCCCAAGGGCGTGATGCTCACCCACCGTTCCATCGCCACCAACCTGGAGCAGCTCGCCCCTCTCGCCCCCGCGGGCGTCGGGCACCGCATCCTCGCCGTCCTCCCCTTCTTCCACATCTACGGTTCGACCGCTCTGATGAACGCCCCGCTCCGGCAGGGCGCGACGGTCGTCGTGCTGCCGCGCTTCGAGCTCGACACCTTCCTCGGCGCGATCCAGGAGCACCGCATCAACGGGCTGTACGTCGCCCCGCCCGTCGTCCTCGCCCTGGCCAAGCACCCGGCGGTCGCCACGTACGACCTGTCGTCCCTGGAGTACGTCCTCAGCGCCGCCGCACCGCTCGACGCGCACCTGGCCGAGGCGTGCTCGAAGCGGCTCGGGCTGCCGCCGGTACGGCAGGCGTACGGGATGACGGAGCTGTCGCCCGGCACCCATGCCGTGCCGCTCGACGCCGAGGACCCCCCGCCCGGCGCGGTGGGGCTGCTGCTGCCCGGCACCGAGATGCGCATCCTCGACCTCGACGGCTCCGGCAGGGAACTGGGCACCGGCGAGGACGGCGAGATCGTCATCCGCGGCCCGCAGGTGATGAAGGGCTACCTCGGCAGGCCGGACGCCACCGCCGCCATGATCGACGCGGACGGCTGGGTCCACACCGGCGACGTCGGAAGGGTCGACGACGACGGCTGGCTGTACGTCGTCGACCGGGTCAAGGAACTCATCAAGTACAAGGGGTTCCAGGTCGCCCCCGCCGAACTGGAGGCACTGCTGCTCACGCACGAGTCGATCGCGGACGCGGCCGTGATCGGCGTGCACGACGACGACGGCAACGAGATCCCGAAGGCGTATGTCGTGCGGCAGCCGGGCGCCGAGTCTCTCACCGAGGACGACGTCCTGGCGTTCGTCGCCGGGCGCGTCGCCCCGTACAAGAAGGTCCGCCGGGTCGAGTTCATCGGCGGTGTCCCGCGCGCCGCGTCGGGGAAGATCCTGCGACGGGAGCTGCGGGACCGCGAGACCGGTACGAAGGAATAG
- a CDS encoding acyl-CoA dehydrogenase family protein has translation MNAIESQEHTDLREAVAALGRRHGKDFDRATLWAEAGKLGYLGVNLPEEYGGGGGGISELSIVLEESGAAGCPLLMLIVSPAICATVIARFGTEEQKRRWLPGLADGSLTMAFGITEPDAGSNSHRITTTARRDGEGWVLTGRKVFVSGVDIADATLIVGRTEDARTGKLKPCLFIVPRDAEGFQRSAIDMELQAQEKQFELVLDDVRLPSDALVGDEDAGLLQLFAGLNPERIMTAAFAIGMGRFALAQAVEYAKTRQVWKTPIGAHQAVAHPLAQAHIELELAKLMMQKAAALYDAGDDIGAGEAANMAKYAAGEACVKAVDQAVHTLGGNGLTREYGLAKLIAAARVARIAPVSREMILNYVSHQSLGLPKSY, from the coding sequence ATGAACGCCATCGAGAGCCAGGAGCACACGGACCTGCGCGAGGCCGTCGCCGCACTGGGCCGCCGGCACGGCAAGGACTTCGACCGGGCCACCCTGTGGGCGGAGGCGGGCAAGCTGGGCTACCTCGGCGTGAACCTCCCCGAGGAGTACGGCGGCGGAGGCGGCGGCATCAGCGAACTGTCCATCGTCCTCGAGGAGTCCGGCGCCGCCGGCTGCCCGCTCCTCATGTTGATCGTCTCGCCCGCCATCTGCGCCACCGTCATCGCCCGTTTCGGTACGGAGGAGCAGAAGCGGCGCTGGCTGCCGGGGCTCGCCGACGGCAGCCTCACCATGGCCTTCGGCATCACCGAGCCCGACGCCGGCTCGAACTCGCACCGGATCACCACCACCGCCCGCCGGGACGGCGAGGGCTGGGTGCTCACCGGCCGCAAGGTCTTCGTCTCCGGCGTCGACATCGCCGACGCCACCCTGATCGTCGGCCGCACGGAGGACGCCCGCACCGGGAAGCTGAAGCCGTGCCTGTTCATCGTCCCCCGCGACGCGGAAGGCTTCCAGCGGTCGGCGATCGACATGGAACTCCAGGCGCAGGAGAAGCAGTTCGAGCTCGTCCTCGACGACGTGCGGCTTCCGTCCGACGCACTCGTGGGCGACGAGGACGCCGGCCTGCTCCAGCTGTTCGCCGGGCTCAACCCCGAGCGGATCATGACCGCCGCGTTCGCCATCGGCATGGGCCGGTTCGCGCTCGCGCAGGCCGTCGAGTACGCGAAGACCCGCCAGGTCTGGAAGACGCCCATCGGCGCCCACCAGGCCGTGGCCCACCCCCTGGCCCAGGCCCACATCGAGCTGGAACTCGCCAAGCTGATGATGCAGAAGGCCGCCGCGCTCTACGACGCCGGTGACGACATCGGCGCCGGGGAGGCCGCGAACATGGCCAAGTACGCCGCCGGTGAGGCCTGCGTCAAGGCCGTCGACCAGGCCGTGCACACCCTCGGCGGCAACGGACTCACCCGTGAGTACGGCCTCGCCAAGCTGATCGCGGCCGCCCGCGTCGCCCGGATCGCCCCGGTCAGCCGGGAGATGATCCTCAACTACGTGTCCCACCAGTCCCTGGGCCTCCCCAAGTCGTACTGA
- a CDS encoding acyl-CoA carboxylase subunit beta, whose product MTVLGSAVDVTGPEYAAHRAAMLDKLAELDGEHAKALAGGGEKYVARHRGRGKLLARERVELLLDPDTPFLELSPLAAWGSDYPVGASLVTGIGVVEGVECLITANDPTVRGGASNPWTLKKALRANEIAFANRLPVISLVESGGADLPSQKEIFIPGGALFRDLTRLSAAGIPTIAVVFGNSTAGGAYVPGMSDHTVMIKDRSKVFLGGPPLVKMATGEESDDESLGGARMHARTSGLADHFALDEPDALRQARRIVARLNWRKAHADPAPASGGGTPTPAEPPKYAADELLGIVPEDLKTPFDPREVIARIVDGSDFDEFKPLYGASLTTGWASLHGYPVGILANAQGVLFSAESQKAAQFIQLANQRDVPLLFLHNTTGYMVGKEYEQGGIIKHGAMMINAVSNSRVPHLSVLMGASYGAGHYGMCGRAYDPRFLFAWPSAKSAVMGPQQLAGVLSIVARASAAAKGQPYDDKAAEADAGLRAMVEAQIESESLPMFLSGRLYDDGIIDPRDTRTVLGLCLSAIHTAPVEGARGGFGVFRM is encoded by the coding sequence ACGCCAAGGCCCTCGCGGGCGGCGGCGAGAAGTACGTCGCCCGGCACCGGGGGCGCGGCAAGCTGCTCGCCCGGGAGCGCGTGGAGCTGCTGCTCGATCCGGACACGCCGTTCCTGGAGCTGTCCCCGCTCGCCGCCTGGGGCAGCGACTACCCCGTGGGCGCGTCGCTCGTCACCGGCATCGGAGTCGTGGAGGGCGTCGAGTGCCTGATCACCGCCAACGACCCGACCGTACGCGGCGGGGCGTCCAACCCGTGGACCCTGAAGAAGGCGCTGCGGGCGAACGAGATCGCGTTCGCCAACCGGCTGCCGGTGATCTCCCTCGTCGAGTCCGGCGGCGCGGACCTGCCCTCCCAGAAGGAGATCTTCATCCCCGGCGGGGCGCTCTTCCGCGACCTGACCCGGCTGTCCGCCGCGGGCATTCCCACGATCGCCGTCGTCTTCGGCAACTCGACGGCGGGCGGCGCGTACGTGCCCGGCATGTCCGACCACACCGTCATGATCAAGGACAGGTCGAAGGTCTTCCTCGGCGGCCCGCCGCTGGTGAAGATGGCGACCGGGGAGGAGAGCGACGACGAGTCGCTCGGCGGCGCCCGGATGCACGCCCGCACCTCCGGGCTCGCCGACCACTTCGCGCTCGACGAGCCCGACGCGCTGCGGCAGGCCCGGCGGATCGTCGCCCGCCTCAACTGGCGCAAGGCGCACGCCGATCCTGCCCCTGCCTCCGGCGGGGGGACCCCCACACCCGCCGAGCCACCGAAGTACGCGGCGGACGAACTGCTCGGCATCGTGCCCGAGGACCTGAAGACACCGTTCGACCCGCGCGAGGTGATCGCGCGGATCGTGGACGGCTCGGACTTCGACGAGTTCAAACCGCTGTACGGCGCCAGCCTGACGACCGGCTGGGCGTCCCTGCACGGCTATCCGGTCGGCATCCTGGCCAACGCCCAGGGCGTGCTCTTCTCCGCCGAGTCGCAGAAGGCCGCCCAGTTCATCCAGCTGGCCAACCAGCGTGACGTACCGCTGCTGTTCCTGCACAACACCACCGGCTACATGGTCGGCAAGGAGTACGAGCAGGGCGGCATCATCAAACACGGCGCGATGATGATCAACGCGGTGTCGAACAGCCGGGTGCCGCATCTGTCGGTGCTGATGGGCGCGTCCTACGGCGCCGGGCACTACGGCATGTGCGGCCGGGCCTACGACCCCCGCTTCCTGTTCGCGTGGCCGAGCGCCAAGTCCGCCGTCATGGGCCCGCAGCAGCTCGCGGGCGTTCTGTCGATCGTCGCGCGGGCCTCGGCCGCCGCCAAGGGGCAGCCGTACGACGACAAGGCTGCCGAGGCCGACGCCGGTCTGCGCGCGATGGTCGAGGCGCAGATCGAGTCCGAGTCCCTGCCGATGTTCCTGTCCGGGCGGCTGTACGACGACGGGATCATCGACCCCCGTGACACCCGGACCGTCCTCGGTCTGTGTCTGTCCGCGATCCACACGGCACCGGTCGAGGGCGCGCGCGGCGGCTTCGGCGTCTTCCGAATGTGA
- a CDS encoding biotin carboxylase N-terminal domain-containing protein yields MISTVLVANRGEIACRVFRTCRELGVATVAVHSDADAGALHVRQADAAVRLPGAAPAETYLRGELIVKAALAAGADAVHPGYGFLSENAGFARAVADAGLVWIGPPPEAIEAMASKTRAKKLMGLSPLDPASLTEADLPVLVKAAAGGGGRGMRVVRSLADLPGELAAASSEAASAFGDGEVFVEPYVENGRHVEVQIVADAHGTVWALGSRDCSLQRRHQKVIEESPAPGLPPELVAELHELATGAARAVDYRGAGTVEFLVDEDGRAHFLEMNTRLQVEHPVTEAVFGVDLVALQMAVAEGAPLPAAPPPATGHAIEARLYAEDPAAGWAPQTGTLHELSFPTHPPLHARGSAPHTPAVPPVLRAGTPPGAGHSVPVPGTAGTAHPADGAPGAAGAVGARWSTSGGPAQSGPGASTSPSAEGVAPARGATGAVGPAHGAPGAPGAGEPRPAAAPEAAGGAHPGGRGRSPWVRVDAGYGGGDVIGVHYDAMVAKVVAWAPTRAEAVRRLAHSLRRARIHGPRTNRDLLVASLEHPDFTGGRLDTGFYERNLDELTRPAPGEAHAAVAAAIADAAGRQGRFGGAWRNLASQAQLKTYGDHEIRYRPTRDGGFELVDRPGVRVVSARPDRVALETDGVVRHYDVAVHGDTAYVDSPVGAHALAVRPRFTDPQDRAVPGSLLAPMPGTVVRVGDGVTEGARVAQGQPLVWLEAMKMEHRVLSPASGTLTALHAVPGRQVEVGALLAVVTEEAQEDTAS; encoded by the coding sequence GTGATTTCCACCGTGCTCGTCGCCAACCGGGGCGAGATCGCGTGCCGTGTCTTCCGCACCTGCCGTGAACTGGGCGTTGCCACGGTCGCGGTGCACTCCGACGCGGACGCCGGCGCACTGCACGTACGGCAGGCGGACGCGGCCGTACGGCTGCCGGGGGCGGCGCCCGCCGAGACGTATCTGCGGGGCGAGCTGATCGTGAAGGCCGCCCTCGCGGCCGGCGCGGACGCCGTGCACCCCGGGTACGGATTCCTCTCCGAGAACGCCGGCTTCGCGCGGGCGGTCGCGGACGCGGGACTTGTGTGGATCGGGCCTCCGCCGGAGGCCATCGAGGCGATGGCGTCCAAGACCCGCGCCAAGAAACTCATGGGCCTCTCACCCCTGGACCCCGCGTCGCTCACGGAGGCGGACCTCCCCGTCCTGGTGAAGGCCGCGGCGGGCGGCGGCGGCCGCGGGATGCGCGTCGTCCGGTCCCTGGCGGACCTCCCCGGGGAGCTGGCGGCGGCGAGCTCGGAGGCGGCGTCGGCGTTCGGCGACGGAGAGGTGTTCGTCGAGCCCTACGTGGAGAACGGCCGCCACGTCGAGGTCCAGATCGTGGCGGACGCGCACGGCACGGTATGGGCGCTCGGCTCCCGTGACTGCTCGCTGCAGCGCCGCCACCAGAAGGTCATCGAGGAGTCGCCCGCGCCGGGCCTCCCGCCGGAACTGGTCGCCGAACTGCACGAGCTGGCGACCGGCGCCGCCCGTGCCGTCGACTACCGGGGCGCGGGCACGGTCGAGTTCCTCGTCGACGAGGACGGCCGGGCCCACTTCCTGGAGATGAACACCCGCCTCCAGGTCGAACACCCCGTGACCGAGGCGGTGTTCGGGGTGGATCTGGTGGCCCTCCAGATGGCCGTCGCCGAGGGCGCGCCGCTCCCCGCGGCCCCGCCGCCGGCGACGGGCCACGCGATCGAGGCGCGCCTGTACGCGGAGGACCCGGCCGCGGGGTGGGCCCCGCAGACCGGCACCCTGCACGAGCTGAGCTTCCCCACCCACCCGCCCCTGCACGCGAGGGGCTCCGCCCCCCACACCCCCGCTGTCCCCCCGGTGCTGCGCGCGGGCACGCCCCCCGGTGCCGGGCACTCCGTCCCGGTACCCGGAACCGCGGGCACGGCCCACCCGGCGGATGGCGCCCCAGGCGCCGCCGGTGCCGTGGGTGCGAGGTGGTCCACGTCCGGCGGGCCGGCTCAGAGCGGACCCGGCGCGAGCACGTCCCCCAGTGCCGAGGGCGTCGCCCCGGCACGCGGGGCCACGGGCGCGGTCGGCCCCGCGCACGGCGCACCGGGTGCACCGGGTGCCGGCGAGCCCCGCCCTGCGGCCGCTCCCGAGGCGGCCGGCGGGGCGCATCCCGGTGGCCGGGGGCGGAGCCCTTGGGTGCGGGTCGACGCGGGGTACGGGGGCGGCGACGTGATCGGGGTGCACTACGACGCCATGGTCGCCAAGGTCGTCGCCTGGGCGCCGACCCGGGCGGAGGCGGTCCGCCGGCTGGCGCACAGCCTGCGGCGCGCGCGCATCCACGGCCCCCGGACCAACCGGGACCTGCTCGTGGCGTCGCTGGAGCATCCCGACTTCACCGGCGGGCGGCTCGACACCGGCTTCTACGAGCGGAACCTCGACGAGCTGACGCGCCCCGCCCCCGGCGAGGCGCACGCCGCCGTCGCCGCGGCGATCGCCGACGCGGCCGGCCGCCAGGGCCGGTTCGGCGGCGCCTGGCGCAACCTCGCCTCGCAGGCGCAGCTCAAGACCTACGGCGACCACGAGATCCGCTACCGGCCCACCCGCGACGGCGGGTTCGAGCTCGTCGACCGGCCCGGCGTGCGGGTGGTGTCGGCGCGGCCGGACCGTGTCGCGCTCGAGACCGACGGCGTCGTACGGCACTACGACGTCGCCGTCCACGGCGACACCGCGTACGTCGACTCGCCCGTCGGCGCCCACGCCCTCGCCGTCCGGCCCCGCTTCACCGACCCGCAGGACCGGGCCGTGCCCGGGTCGCTGCTCGCGCCCATGCCCGGGACCGTCGTCCGGGTCGGCGACGGCGTCACCGAGGGAGCGCGGGTCGCCCAAGGACAGCCGCTCGTCTGGCTGGAGGCCATGAAGATGGAGCACCGGGTCCTCTCGCCCGCCTCCGGCACGCTCACCGCGCTCCACGCCGTCCCCGGCCGCCAGGTCGAGGTCGGTGCCCTGCTCGCCGTCGTCACCGAGGAAGCACAGGAGGACACCGCGTCATGA